catacccaaatgatccgacgggtctccgtctccattgaacttggacaagtggggcatacggaaaccaggtggatacgtcgttgctgctatgttgggggcaaagagctcgagttcgtcccccgagtcgtactcatctttttccttttccgataagagcttcttcatcagctcctccatctgagttagacgctctagggtttggtccttacttccttggttgttctggggctgttcaacagctccagttccattgtaagcgttaggcgggttattttccctccaagcttaagcttggttaggtgggacattcccactgtcacgtacttccgacAGACCCTCCCCTCGGTGAGCATGACTACCATTTCTAGTCGGACCTCCTCTTtgtgagttgaggcgatctcgaaggtcggcctgAGGGGTGGCCtgagggctttgagccgaactcaaACGATGGTGCAGGTCTTCACCGGACATGCCACTTCGAtgactcccggtccagtaactcccgtttgaAAATATCGGAGCCCGCTGCTGAGGGTGAGGATTCAGGATTTCCCCGTGCGCTCGGCTGCGACAGGAATGATCGGTGGAATGAAGATTTCTCTTGCTACTCCCATGAGCCGAAATGTCCCGGACTGggcggggaggagatgggtatcttatgggcgacgggggatgcctaactggtgatgcGATCCTAGTCTCGTCTGGGCGGATCaagctaggtcgcggccgctccacTCTACCATTCCCCGCATCCTGCACTCGGCGGTCTAGCCGTGGTGCAGGACGGCAGGCTGtcttcgcgagccctccccggatctcttCTGTGAGCTGCCTCGGGCCCTTCTGGGTGCGTTCGagggtggaatcgagctaggagttaaggttcggaccgatcggctgaattgctgatcggccctaggaaactcctcaaacacagtttcctggtggtggtgtgacgtgggagtGGAACTCGGAGTTGAGGTTCTGATTGACCGgttgggcctggaccggttatcccggcgggacctatgagtcccactatgcctctttccgacgttagcgttggttgtaagagggggtaaccgggccaagacctcttcgatttgcttgtttgcttttgacagctgacttctcaactgtgcgttctccatctctatcgccgtgtagaaatccgggttcggatttggcgacCGGGGTGCCAAACTTCCGGTGTCGCCCTGGCCCATTGGCTTCTTTCCCGGTCGCTGTTGAACCTCAGGGatttgttcatcggatatggcggtatggtgggcctcctgcccatcatgttgatctgcttcattaccatgccttgaacgagtaaccaccatggccAGGTTttctgcaatagcaccaatctaaatcctctcaatgaaagcaccaaactgttgatgcggttcttcgccaacagataattatacgaataaacgggatgaattagtgctaaatagtgaaccgtaatatgaaaatatttaaattccaAACTAGCAAAATTAGTATTGttggaaggttatcactccttttcttttaggtggttcgaaggttaaaatctctctaattcaccagtcaatattattgatatctcttgagtattccttacagagtgtttctttacaataaaaacgccaaccccttgcaacgcccagggtctcgaTATTTATAGCGAGAGGATATCTAggcgttggtaaagggggtcatcctgtgaccttcttaccgaTCATGTCatatctgtgacacttatgattaattcctaaaacctgacaatgaggtattttctaatcaataggtaaggggagataatgggccgcatggcccaaaccagttgtggggtgcctgaacacgcatgtttatgctgcgtgtccgatgattcaggaatggaatagacacgtgatgtctgatatgcgcacgtttacattgcgtggttgacttcacaaataGTCGGGGATGCCAGATCTATgctgcacctcgagcttgatgtagcgccagctcgtgatatccatactgctgacctGTTGCCTTCGAGTATACTGCTAACTATTTGATCagctcgggctaaagaggtggagactcgtaacagcagcttcaggtggacgatttacatgtggcggattgaattatgacattttccagctcgctaataactcgtgaATTTGAAGTGTTTTTTATCATAAAATAATAGAGATATTATTGAGTACTTAACAACACCAGTACTAAAAAAAGTATTTCTTAATTACACAAGGGAAATTTCAATTTGTATGCTTGATCatttttataattacaaaaaaatgctatgcatattaaaaattacaaaataatgctattTTTTGGCACTTTACCCAAAATACCATTTCCACTTCCTCCtcacttctcatttctctcttctctcttccctctctctctctctctctctctctctctctctctcacctcacaacaccaccaccacactaaatattattttttgaacagatttggacatgatttttgggttttttttgtgatttttttttcaaatctgaaactctgaaatctgcagaaaatcgaccttgctcgatggtggttcgatggtgctcgatgccagctcgatgagaccttcaaaatcatgatttttcatgaaaaaatgactttgctcgatggtggttcaatggtagttcgatagtggcttgatggtgctcgatgccagctcgatgagaccttcaaaatcatgatttttcctGAAAAAATGAcatagctcgatggtggttcgatggtagctcgatagtggctcgatggtgctcgatgccagctcgatgaggccttcaaaatcatgatttttcctGAAAAAATGAcatagctcgatggtggttcgatggtagctcgatagtggctcgatggtgctcgatggtgctcgatgcaattcttgtaagagacataatttttcactcgggtgtccgtttggggtgatttttttttattttgggtattttttcaagatctacatgtttgacatgttaatatgcacatttgtgaagtgtaacacttgtaaaaaatataaaagtgcaaacatacctcatgtttaagacatcttttggtatatttttaagttttaaacttcccaaatgtgcatattaacatgtcaaacgtgtagatcttgaaaaaatacccaaaatttaaaaaaaagtcaccccaaacagacacccgagtgaaaaattatgtctcttacaagaattgcttcgagcaccatcgagccactatcgagctaccattgAACCATCATCGAACTAagtcatttttttttatgaaaaatcatgattttgaaggtctcatcaaGCTGGCATCGAGCCACCATTCGCTGGGGccttcaagatcaagattttcatgaaaaaatgacttagctcgatggtggttcgatggtagctcgataatggctcgatggtgcttaatgcaatttttgaaagagacataatttttcattcGGTTGTCCGTTTggagtgattttttttattttgagtattttttcaagatctacacgtttaacaTGCTTATATGTACATTTGGGAAGttcaaaacttaaaaatataccaaaagatgtcttaaacatgcAGTATGTTTGCACTTtagtattttttacaagtgttacacttcacaaatgtgcatattaacatgtcaaatgtgtagatcttgaaaaaatacaaaaaaaaaaaaaaaaatcaccccaaacggacacctgagtgaaaaaatatgtctcttgcaagaattgcatcgagcaccatcgagccactatcgagctaccatcgaaccactatcgagctaagtcattttttcatgaaaaatcatgaatttgaaggtcccatcgagctggcatcgagcaccatcaaaTCACCATCGAGTaaggtcgattttctgcagatttcagagtttcagatctaaaaaaaatcgctaaaaaaactcaaaaatcatgtccaaatctgttcgaaatataatatttagtgtgatggtggtgttggtggtggtgtgaggtgagagagagtgaaataagagagagagagagagagagagagagagggaagagagaagagagaagagagaaatgaggaGTGAAAAGTGAGGAAGAAATGGTAAAATCATTTTGGATAAAGTACAAAAAAAAATagcattattttaaaaattttaatatacctaatattttgttgttattaTAACTCAAGCATATAAATTGAAATTTCCCATACTCAACCCATGGAAATAATAGTGATACATTTTGATATTTTGTCGATTGGACCACGTGGCTTTGAAAATgccaaatatattaatatatataaaaatgattAGTTATAATTTTATGATTTGAAAACTTGATTGATTATAAAGCACATACTATATATTGAATAAATATGAACCTACTTAATAATGGTATGGATACCATGATGTGACATCTTGCTTATCTCTTCTTAGTTTTCCccattttcaattaaattttgaatatttattttcatttgctTATGTTTAATATCCAAATCAGGTTAGGTGAGACATGATTATCATAAGCAAAATTTTCTCAATCGCAATCATTccgttttttttcttttattttgctaGAAAATGATATTCCTAAATTAAAACTAGACCATCATTCATCTTAAAACAATTTCTCTcatgaattatatatataaatttagaaTTTTAATATCTTCAACTCATCAaactaaaatttataatttagtcCATTAAAAAGTGGATTTTTTCTGTTATCCCCCTCATCAACACATTTCTAAAAATAACATTAGACAAAATTGCCCCTCATATATATTTCCTTAATTGAAATTTGCAGTTTTTGAAAAAATGAAATCATTTTCTTTTTTAGCTACTAtatcattaaaataaaattgatcaaacATATCTCTCAAAACAACTTGTCTCAATTGGGtcgaatttttttttactaaaaaaatGAGAATtggaataaagagaaatatagTATCATTAAGCTATGTATATATGCCCTATCACAACCAGTTTTAACTcttatatacgtatatatatacATGGATATATACACCTTTGGTTGGATCAGGGCTTGAGAAGAAAGAGTGAGTGAATGAGTATCAAAATTTCTTGTTGGACACATCAATGGGctaagaaaaagagagaaaaattaGGGCAAAGCTCAAGTGGGCCCTCAATAGATGAAGGTAATGAACTGTCCATTATATTCGGTCTACGCGTACGGACCACAAAATACTCAGGTTAGGCTTAGGGTTGGGTGGgctttcatttcttttcttttctttttttatttttattttttgataaatatttaaaaaccagatcaataaataaaaataataataacaataatggaCCCAAACCAGAAGAAAGAAAGTCCAATAacccaaagaaaaaaaataaaaataaaagaaagaaaatatgtTATGTGCCCTATTCGAAATCTTACCCCAAAATCTTATCTCTTAACGAGTCCCAACTCCCAACCCCAGCCAGGTCCTCTAACCACACTGCCCACTGCCTTTCAAACCCCAAAAGAGTCCAATTAGGTTTTCGGGTTCGTTTCGAAAAAAAAAAGCCCAAACCTTTTCTCTCTGTCTCGTTTGGCATCgtttctctctcttctttctctctctttcgctcctctcttctctctctgtTAAACCCTAGATCTCGAGCTCTCGCGGAGCCCTGAAGCTCGGTCTCCGAGCTTCGACTTCGGCCTCAACGGAAGGTTCTTCTCTCGGTTTTGAGGTAACCCTTCGGTAAAATTAAATTTCCTTACTTTTTAGCCCTTCGAGATTATTTCGTTTTCTTGAATCTGGATTTTGGTTTTGATTTGAAATTGATTgagtgtttttttattttaattttgtttaagaTTTCGCTTCCGAGTTTGGAGTTTGAAATTTGTTGGTGGTGATGTATATGTGTGTGTGTCTGTGTATATGCGTGTATATATGTGTTTGTTTGTGTGTTTTTAAGTTGAAGAAGAAAGGTGTAAACTTTTATGACGAAATTTTAAAATTTGAGATTTGGGAAGATTCGTCTTTGTTCTTTGATCTGGGTGGGCTTGTTTTCTGGAGCTGTTTCCCTGGGAAGCCCAAGCTTGATCAAACTGTTTagattgtttttctttttcttttttttgctaTATTATATTAATACTTTTCTGGAACTATTTTTAGCCCGTTTGAAGGTATAGTATTTTATGTCTTTTTCTGATTCTGACCCATGTTTGGAATAGGATCCATGGATAGGCTCTAAAATTTTCTATTCTTGTTTGAAGATCAATGATGGACTCTAATCTGATGGACTGCATTGAATCTAGGTTGGTCAAGCTGTTTGGATTGACTGATTCATGTTTTTATATACTCGGCCCATTTGAGTTTGGTGGGCCCAGCCCAGCTCTCTTGTGGGGCCTTAGCTGATAGAGTGTTTGGGCAGTTCCAACACCAAGCGGCTAAGGCTTTCATATGGTAGAAATATAACTAAGCATATTTTAACAGTAAACGAGTACCGCTCCATTGCCACCAAACCGCCCAACagaggaagaaaaaaaatgacactATTAAAACAGCTGTGCTCCCCCTCCCACATACCCAAAAGTTTATGAAAAATAAAACTCAAGAAGGAAAAGAAGTTAAAGCAATGCCTTTGTCTTTATTACTTACATATGAAAGTTTTAAATCACCTTTTCGTTTGATGTTGCTtgtaaccacatatagcatatgTTAAAGTGAGCATGGTTAGTGTTTTTTCAAACTAAAAAGGACAAGGGGTAACTTTAGATATGGTACTGCACTGGTACCTAAGTCTTGCTTCTCATGAAACGATTACGACTGAATACTGCTTAAGTATGAACGAGTATTGTGGAACTATTTGCCCTAGTCCTTAAATATGGGGGACCAATTTGGCAACCTCAGAACTGTCCGACTTTGAAGAAAATGCTTGATTATGTTCTTTTGTAAGAATGCTTATTACAGTTTAGAATTTTAAAAGCTGAGTCAAACTGCCCTGTCTTTCAATTGCAGCGTTCATTAGTCAATTAATAGTTAATCCCTTGAGTTACCCTGTTACTTAGTTTGTGTGTGAATTTAATGTCATGCATGTTTTCAAAACGTGTCTAATTTAATTATCGAATCTAGTAAAGTAATAAGATGTTGGTAAGGAGTAGAATGTTGTTCATTTTTAGGTGGAATAGAGTTGAGAAGCTATTTAAACTTTCTATTATGTTTGATTTTGAATTAGAACAATGTATATTTATTCATTATGTCACCAGTTTGGTCTACTTATATTATTCTCTGATGGTTCACCGGCTGACATTTTGTTGGATATTGTTTATGTTGCCAAGCAGGATATTTATACTTGCAAGGAAAGATGGCTGCATCTGTTGAAGACCAGATGGTCTCTACTAATGTTGAAACTCATATGGTCACCACTCATGGTGAAACCCACATGGTCACCACTCATGATGATTCCCATATAGTCACCACTCGTGTTGAAACCCAGATGATTGCAACTCCTGTTGACCACCAGAATCACCAGATGGTGACGACTGAACACCAGATGGTCACCACTCCTATGGAAGACCAGATGGTTGAACACCAGATGGTTGAGCATCAGATGGTCTCCACTCCTATGGAACACCAGATGGTCATGACCCATGTTGAAGACCAAATGGTGAGTACTCCTCTTGAAGATAAGATTATGGAGACCCCTAACAGTGAGAAGATGGAAACCCCTGATGAAGACAAGATGTTAACCCCTTATGAGGAGAAGATGTTAACCTTAACCCCTTATGAAGAGAAGACGCCAAACTTGTATGAAAACAATGAGGTGACTAATTCAGAAACACAGCCTAACAAGCGGAGGAAGAAGAAGTCTATAGTCTGGGAGCACTTCACAATTGAAACTGTGAGTGCTGGATGTCGGAGGGCATGCTGTAAGCAGTGCAAGCAAAGTTTTGCATATAGTACAGGTTCGAAAGTTGCAGGTACAAGCCACCTAAAACGCCATATTGCAAAGGGAACCTGCCCTGCATTGCTTCGTAACCAGGATAAGAACCAGTTAAGCCCATATACCCCTAATTCAAGGACGGGCAATAGCCCTTCTGATCCACCAAAACGACGATACCGAACTAGTAGTGTACCCCAAATTATGTTTGACGCTGACCGGTGCCGCCATGAGATTGCTAGGATGATCATTATGCATGATTATCCCCTTCATATGGTTGAACATCCAGGGTTTTTAACTTTTGTTCAGAATCTTCAGCCGCAGTTCAACATGGTGAGCTTCAACACCGTCCAAGGGGATTGTGTTGCAACATATCTAATGGAAAAGCAGCACCTTATGAAGTTTATTGAGGGCATACCTGGTCGTGTTTGCCTTGCCCTGGACTTGTGGACTTCAAGTCAAAGTGTTGGTTATGTTTTTATCACCGGTCACTTCATTGATAGTGATTGGAAATTGCAAAAGAGACTTCTTAATGTTGTGATGGAACCATATCCCGACTCAGATACTGCCTTTAGCCATGCTGTTGCTGTTTGTCTTCATGATTGGAGTTTGGAGAACAAATTGTTTTCTCTTACATATAATCAGCCACTCAGTGAAGCTGCACTTGAAAATTTGAGGCCTCTACTCTCCATTAAGAACCCACTTATCCTTAATGGCCAATTATTGGTTGGGAATTGCCTTGCCCGTGCTTTCAGCAGTATTGCTAAGGATGTTTTATATGAAGTTAATGAAAATGTCAGAAAGGTTCGGGAAAGTGTAAAGTTTGTGAAGACTTCAGAATCCCACGAGGAAAAGTTCCTTGAGCTCAAGCAACATCTTCAGGTCCCAAGTGAAAGGACCCTGTCTCTAGATGACCAAACTCAATGGAATACAACATATCAAATGCTAGTGGCTTCTTCCGAGTTAAAGGAAGTCTTCTCTTGCTTGGATACATCTGATCCAGATTACAAAGCAGCCCCGTCCATGGATGATTGGAAGCAGGTTGAGATAGTATGCATGTACTTGAAGCTTCTCTTTGATGCAGTTAACATCCTTACTAACACAACCAACCCAACCGCAATTACTTTCTTCCATGAAGTATGGAAGATTCAGTCAGAGCTTGTTCGTGCAGCTACAAGTGAAGATCCTTTCATCAATGCCTTAACGAAAAGAATGCAGGAAAAAATTGATAAATACTGGAAGGAGTGTAGCCTGGCTTTGGCAACTGCAGTAGTCATGGATCCTCGCTTCAAAATGAAGCTAGTTGAATTTAGCTTCAACAAAATCTATGGTGAAGATGCCCCTACATATATCAAGGTAGTTGATGATGGAATTCATGAGCTTTTTCATGAATATGTGGCTCTGCCTCTGCCCTTGACGCCCACTTATGCTGAAGAAGGAAATTCAGGCAGCGGTAGGACAGACGAACAGCAAGGAGGAACTCTTTTGTCGGACAATGGACTCACAGATTTTGATGTCTACATCATGGAGACCACAAGCCAACAGATGAAATCAGAGCTGGACCAGTATTTGGACGAGTCTCTATTGCCTCGTGTCCAAGAGTTTGATGTGTTGGGGTGGTGGAAACTGAACAAACTGAAGTACCCAactctttcaaaaatggctcGTGACATTTTGTCAATTCCAGTATCCACAGTTCCTCCGGAATCTATATTTGACACCACTGCCAAAGAGATGGATGGGTACCGAAGTTCATTGCGGCCTGAGACCGTTGAAGCCCTCATATGTGCCAAAGATTGGATGCAGTATGGTTCATCAGGCATTTCAAATGCTCTTGTAAGAATGGAATATTGATGAGTTTCTGGGCTTGTTAGTATCACCCTCAGATTGTGAAATATGTTTGGTGATATTTTTTGCTCGGCCAGAACTCAAAATGTAAGTTGGTAGGTGCTGTATTATTTATTTAGCCATTAGTTTTAATTTCGCCATTAGGTTGGGATTTTGTATCATTCTCAGAGACCATTTGTAATGCTTGGACATGACACCATTTCTTAGCTTGTTAGTGTTAGATCTTTGCAGCTTCAAAGGTTCCAACATAATGGGTATTTATCCATAAAAAGCTTGTTCGATGTATGAAACTTTGGAACTGGACAGGTTTTAGACCAGGTTCATCACATGTGATATGAGTATTGGACCAGGATAACAGTCTTAATTAGCCTGGCAGGACTAGAAAGGAGCTTTATGGGAAATTGTATATGACTACTGTTTGATTCTTCCAACACTTctttttttaaaatgtaaaataaaGTTTTGGCTCTGTGCAGTAGAATACCACTTCTCATCATGTTCTTAACTAATGcttcaaatttataaattgtaACACATCACCATTTGACATTGAATTGTGTTATTTGCACAAACGGCGACTATTGGTAGGAAGGAGGGAGAATTGGATCATGGGGGAGGAGGGAGGTTTGGATGGATAAGAAGAGTGAAAATTTTGATAACTATCTATTATAGATATACGTATTTAAAAGATATTTATGTAAGTTTCTGAATAATTATTATGGATAATAGCATCAGCAGTTAAATATTTATGTTAAAATTTTGACGGAAAAATTGCTGGAGTAGTTATAATCCTTGTAATTAAATATTTAAGTAAATTTTTTGATAACAAAACTATTTTCTTGTACTAactgttaaaattaattatataagacATATGATAACTTTCAATTCGTCCaagatatttaaaaaataattaaaaaatattaaaaaattcaggaaaaaaatagattttaattCCAAAAAGTTTAGTTtaaatattttcataataaataaaaattcaaaaaaaaaaaataaaatattttaaattccaAAAAAACAATCACAAGTATTTTAAAACAAGAAacattaatttaatgaaaaacctaaataaaatcataaaaatttcattttaattttgattAAAATCGAAAGACAATCTaattttatattgattaaaaatgaattttttatgatttttatttagatttttcattaaattaatgttatttttttagtttttaaaatacatgttttaatttttttttatgaatttaaaatatgttattgatttattttcctaaatttttaattaattttaaaatattaaaaaaattaaaaaaatggacAAATTGGAGGTTGCCACAATTTTAACATTTAACTTAACGATGTGCAATAAAATCCATTACTTAAGTAGTTTTGCAGTAAAAATTTTTACATGGGTATTTAACTGCAAGAACTGTAACTACTTGAGTAGTTTTGTCATCAAAATTTTTTACATAGGTATTTATCTACAATAATTGTAACTACTCGAGTAATTTTGCTGCCATTATccctaattattattatcatttttattttattatttgtctTGTTCTCTCATTGGCTCTAGGGTTGTTCAAAAAAATTcgcaaaccgcccaaaccgaatAACCCACCCAAACCAAGCCGAATAAACGAGTAAAAAACACAACCCAGATaaccaaaagaaaaatcaaaccaCCTAATATAATAATTAGACAGGTTGAAACCCacccaaataaataaaataagagtttatatatattataatattacataaattatctttctttaaaataaaaataatggaaCCTCAtatttttaacaatgaatttagaatataatatttttaagttTAAAAGATGTATGAtatacttttagtttatttaatttgattatttgaaaactagaaagaaataaaaactaaaatattaaaaatcGGTTTAAATGGGTTAACCCAACCAAACTGCCAAAATCATTGGGCGGgttaaaatttttttttcttatttgggCGGGTCGCAGTTGGATGTTTGCAACCCAATATTTACATTGGGCGACTTAAAATATGATATAACCCAACCAAACCAACCATTGTACAACCCTAATTGGCTCGTTGTGCAGAGATTTATTATGAGAATTAGAAAGTAGATATTCTCTAAGGATTGAAATTTTACTCGAAAATCTTTTTATTTATGGGTAGGGTATTACCTAATAAATTAGGTTTAAAAGGTAGAGTGAGGATATCAAAATATGTACCCGATGTAGATATAGGTAGGGTACGAGTATAAGTGTATCTTACccaattatataaaaatatatttatttagatttatatgaatatatttgaaatttaaatatacttttctagatataataataaaattttgtaaGATAAAAGATATCTACAAATATtagtatatttattttaaatataaatacatgtcatacaatatatattataaataattaatattcattttgaattataatttatatactaaaaattaaatatttaatatgaacttataaaagaaataaatatattcttcttacaaatattataaatataaatataatgtaTCCCATTATTATTTAGGACTTTAATACATTGGTGTTTTCATCAAGTAACACGTGGCACAGATTAAAAGTAATTAAGATTCCACGGAAGTTGATTAAGTTCCCTGGAGCTTGCTTTGAGCTCCACGGGAGATAAGCCCAACCTTCGATCATAGTTCACCACCACCAGAGGAACATGTCATTATGGAAACGTTACTTCTCGAGGACCATGTTCCAAGATAATGCTCCAAGTCTCATTACAAGACCATCTCCTCCATTCATTTTCTCGAGGTCTGCAAGAAGCCTCTTCTGGACATGGAGAAGGGTTGCCATGTGTCAATTACAGTGACCTTGGTTCACAAGCAACCATCTGACATTTTTTGTTGTATAGATTGTGGTGTCGATCCCATACAAGCGACAAGGAGGATGCTCACGACGCTGCCAACTGGGAAAACATGTCGCTACCCTCCTGACACTGTCAAGAGCGTGTTGCCAAATAAAGTAATAGGCTGGAATACCTCGTATTGGGCCCACTAAGATACACAGGGACCCACCAGCTCATTTATTGGAAGGATTGCCATTTATTGTGTATTTAAGCCCCATTATGGGAGAATAATTGTAAtcaaccatctataaatagggctagggcacacttTGTAAAGGATCCAGAATTCATTTCTTTTAGAGCACGCCCAAACACTGCCTAAAAACCTCCATAAGAGCTAGACATTTGCATGCTCTTAGCATCCTAAATACAAGTGGCTCGTGGGGTTGATTTACAACCTGAATCACGTAAAAATCTGTGTCTCGATCTCTAATTCTTTAAGCTTTAAGTTTATTAGTTGTTAGTGAAAAAGCTAGCCAACATTCtgttgctttcattgagagcttgaagtgAGCTTGAGTTGCAGCAATGGTGAACACTAGAAGAAAGCTCCCCGAAGATGCTCCCCCCACCGCCATTGTGGGAGGAGAACCAAGCCAACCACCTCCACCAACTACTCTAGAAGTGGTTGATAATGATAGTTACGGTGGTGAAGACGAAGACGACTACGACAGTGAGTAATCACAATTGTACCAAACGGAGGAACCACCAGAAGTGGTGGCCCTGAAGGGCCAAATTGCCTCTAAGCAACGGGAGATGGAGGCTCGAAAGGGTACCAACTACGCCTTACATGAGGTGGTAAACGCCATGAGGGCTACTATGGCTCAAGGGATACGAGTGGACCCTCAAGGAAAAATACCACCTGGGCAGCCAGCTGGTGTGCCACCTCCACACCCAGCTGAAGTGCCACTTGTGCAGCTAGCAGGCATGCCACCCGCACATTCCGATGATGTGGCACAAGAACAGCTAGCTGGCGTGCAACCTATACAATCAGCTAGAATACAACCTTTGCCTCCAACCCATAGGGGAGAAAGGGATAATGGTCCCCATAAACGAAAGAAGACTCACTGGGCTTCCGAGCCCTTGATGTCCCGACATGGGAATATGACCCCGAAGAAGTTCACG
The Humulus lupulus chromosome 6, drHumLupu1.1, whole genome shotgun sequence DNA segment above includes these coding regions:
- the LOC133782770 gene encoding zinc finger BED domain-containing protein DAYSLEEPER-like, with the translated sequence MAASVEDQMVSTNVETHMVTTHGETHMVTTHDDSHIVTTRVETQMIATPVDHQNHQMVTTEHQMVTTPMEDQMVEHQMVEHQMVSTPMEHQMVMTHVEDQMVSTPLEDKIMETPNSEKMETPDEDKMLTPYEEKMLTLTPYEEKTPNLYENNEVTNSETQPNKRRKKKSIVWEHFTIETVSAGCRRACCKQCKQSFAYSTGSKVAGTSHLKRHIAKGTCPALLRNQDKNQLSPYTPNSRTGNSPSDPPKRRYRTSSVPQIMFDADRCRHEIARMIIMHDYPLHMVEHPGFLTFVQNLQPQFNMVSFNTVQGDCVATYLMEKQHLMKFIEGIPGRVCLALDLWTSSQSVGYVFITGHFIDSDWKLQKRLLNVVMEPYPDSDTAFSHAVAVCLHDWSLENKLFSLTYNQPLSEAALENLRPLLSIKNPLILNGQLLVGNCLARAFSSIAKDVLYEVNENVRKVRESVKFVKTSESHEEKFLELKQHLQVPSERTLSLDDQTQWNTTYQMLVASSELKEVFSCLDTSDPDYKAAPSMDDWKQVEIVCMYLKLLFDAVNILTNTTNPTAITFFHEVWKIQSELVRAATSEDPFINALTKRMQEKIDKYWKECSLALATAVVMDPRFKMKLVEFSFNKIYGEDAPTYIKVVDDGIHELFHEYVALPLPLTPTYAEEGNSGSGRTDEQQGGTLLSDNGLTDFDVYIMETTSQQMKSELDQYLDESLLPRVQEFDVLGWWKLNKLKYPTLSKMARDILSIPVSTVPPESIFDTTAKEMDGYRSSLRPETVEALICAKDWMQYGSSGISNALVRMEY